A genomic stretch from Schistosoma haematobium chromosome 4, whole genome shotgun sequence includes:
- the SFRP5_2 gene encoding Secreted frizzled- protein 5 (EggNog:ENOG410VCMX~COG:T~MEROPS:MER0024969): MKTITFLINLWIINFSIILSCYYVNSTVYSYPLHIFGRIGLTSASKQPFLSSWNSKYIKNHDNYSKRNYLHNDLLFNDHDSSSSSSSSVSSSTALSSPTSSLSSSLLLDENFFDIHNTHSSNIDRLDPTSYYADWHRLLNGYGSQRCHKIPKNMSLCQNIGYDGMILPNYLQHEDLKEAVEQSQVWTSLAQTECHSDLRKFLCALYAPVCVDGHQERLIHPCQNLCEDVRRSCLPKMLQFGFGWPDIVKCSRFPTSATRMCIPLTQQRRLRCSGCVEEPTFESAISSFCMADVVIRAQIVYINKETATNNRSIQLYLDTQARTLKLPKEHLNFGQLKITVDCECNLLDELTDSMNNRITKWLIMGKISPSRGVLHVEYLSRINRSNMGLKRALKAMRRPPSQLCKLPISDRLSSTNSNTNQINTLHQTKSTPAKRSNTISTQRRVNQPYKYLHSSSFSSLNSSNIDRINRKVPSSMTFHQNSRKKHATRRLLVRRSQGTLNKHTESKYLENINQRNKDSYPVRSHSTEYSKNSVHFQPYMQLSKSSEKLPIESENDLFSPQTLSPWLN, translated from the exons atgaaaacaattacatttttaataaatttgtgGATTATAAATTTTTCTATCATTCTCTCTTGTTATTATGTGAATAGTACAGTTTATTCTTATCCTTTGCATATATTTGGAAGAATTGGTTTAACAAGTGCATCGAAACAACCATTTCTTAGTTCATGGAattcaaaatatattaaaaatcatgataattattcaaaaagaaattatttacataatgatttattatttaatgatcatgattcatcgtcatcatcatcatcatctgtaTCATCATCAACAGCCTTATCATCACCAACATCATCACTTTCTTCATCATTACTCTTAGATGAAAACTTTTTCGATATACATAATACTCATTCATCAAATATAGATCGATTAGATCCAACAAGTTATTATGCAGATTGGCATCGTCTATTAAATGGTTATGGTAGTCAAAGATGTCATAAAATTCCTAAAAATATGTCATTATGTCAAAATATTGGTTATGATGGTATGATATTACCAAATTATTTACAACATGAAGATCTTAAAGAAGCTGTTGAACAATCACAAGTATGGACAAGTTTAGCTCAAACTGAATGTCATTCTGATTTGAGAAAATTTTTATGTGCTTTATATGCACCAGTTTGTGTTGATGGACATCAAGAACGTCTTATACATCCATGTCAAAATTTATGTGAGGATGTACGAAGAAGTTGTTTACCAAAAATGTTACAATTTGGGTTTGGATGGCCAGATATTGTTAAATGTTCTAGATTTCCTACTAGTGCAACTAGAATGTGTATACCATTAACTCAACAGAGAA GACTTCGATGTTCTGGTTGTGTAGAGGAACCAACATTCGAAAGTGCAATCAGTAGTTTCTGTATGGCTGATGTTG TGATACGTGCAcaaattgtttatattaataaaGAAACTGCAACCAATAATAGATCTATTCAATTGTACTTAGACACACAAGCTAGAACACTTAAACTTCCAAAAGAACATCTTAATTTTGGTCAGTTAAAAATCACTGTAGATTGTGAATGCAATCTTTTGGATGAATTAAcagattcaatgaataacagaATAACAAAATGGTTGATAATGGGTAAAATATCACCAAGTCGAGGAGTTCTACAT GTTGAGTATTTATCCCGAATCAACCGTTCCAATATGGGCCTTAAACGTGCTCTTAAAGCAATGAGACGTCCACCTTCACAGCTATGTAAGCTACCAATTTCAGACAGACTATCGTCAACTAATTCAAACACTAACCAGATAAATACACTTCATCAGACGAAATCTACACCAGCTAAACGGTCCAATACAATAAGCACACAAAGACGTGTCAATCAACCATATAAGTATTTACATTCATCTTCATTTTCGTCACTAAATAGCTCGAACATCGATCGAATAAATCGTAAAGTCCCATCTTCAATGACATTTCATCAAAATTCGCGCAAGAAGCACGCAACACGTCGTCTCTTAGTACGTCGTAGTCAAGGTACATTGAATAAACACACAGAAAGTAAATATCTGGAAAATATTAATCAGAGAAATAAAGATTCATATCCAGTTAGATCACATTCAACTGAATACTCAAAGAATTCAGTTCATTTTCAACCATATATGCAATTATCAAAATCAAGTGAAAAATTaccaattgaaagtgaaaatgATTTATTCTCACCTCAAACATTATCACCATGGTTAAATTGA
- the TIMM17A_1 gene encoding Mitochondrial import inner membrane translocase subunit Tim17-A (EggNog:ENOG410VEBX~COG:U) gives MDEFSRDPCPFRIVSDCGAAFAMGTIGGSVLHFYRGYRNAPSGYTKKLVSAMVNSRQRAPITGGGFAIWGGVFTAVDCSLVLARQKEDPWNSITSGAITGAALAVRHGPTAMVGQAFVGGVILAIIEGLGIMINRFAPMLMQAPPDAVPNPQNDQSSSPGSSSGSGGSGFYDFFGSTHSSSEATAAESASTVSPKSGFIFQ, from the exons TCCGTTTCGTATCGTCAGTGATTGTGGAGCTGCATTTGCTATGGGTACTATCGGTGGTAGTGTTTTACATTTTTACAGAGGTTATCGTAACGCCCCTTCGGGTTATACAAAAAAACTAGTAAGCGCAATGGTTAACAGTCGTCAACGTGCACCAATCACGGGTGGGGGGTTCGCTATATGGGGTGGAGTGTTTACAGCTGTCGATTGCTCTTTAGTTCTTGCTCGTCAGAAAGAGGATCCGTGGAATTCGATCACTAGTGGAGCTATAACCGGAGCCGCTCTGGCTGTTCGTCATGGTCCAACAGCTATGGTCGGTCAAGCATTTGTTGGTGGTGTTATATTGGCAATTATCGAGGGGCTTGGAATCATGATAAATAGATTCGCTCCTATGCTAATGC AAGCTCCGCCAGACGCTGTACCAAATCCACAAAACGATCAGTCATCAAGTCCAGGAAGCTCGTCTGGTAGTGGTGGGAGTGGGTTTTACGACTTTTTTGGTTCCACACATTCATCTTCAGAGGCAACTGCTGCAGAATCTGCTAGTACAGTATCACCGAAATCTGgatttatatttcaatag